GGCCTTCGAGGAGGCTCTCGCTCTCCAGAGGGCGCCCGTCCCAAGCGCCGATGTCGCGCAGCATCTTCATGAGGAACACGGCGACGACGGTCTTGCCCGTCCCAGGGTCGCCCTCGACGACGCTGGTTCCCCCTGAGCTGCCAGTCAGATCGGCAAGCAGGCTTTGAACGATGGAGGCGACGGCCTCGGACTGCTCCGCAGTGAGGCTCTTGAACGGCGAGAGCTTGAAGAGGTCGGAATTCTGGATCTGCTCGATGGACGTCGCGAAGAGACCTTCGTCGCGGAGGAGGTCGAATATCTCGCGGAAGGACTGGCGGTAGTCCTCGCGGCGGTAGTAGTTGGAGTTGGCCACCCCGACGTTCGCGTTGAGAACCTCCAACTGGCCCTCGCCAGCGAAGAGCCGGATCAGGAAAGCCTCCAGGTCCAGGCACGCTGATTTGTTGAACGATTGGTCGATGATGACTCGAGCGTGATCGAGGTGGGTCTTCGTCCCGGCATCCAGGTGTTGGCGGAGACGTCCTGCTGCGGCAAGGGTCTCGCCGACGTAGACCTGCTGCTTGTCGTTCAAGGTGTAGACGACCGGCCAGTCCCGATGCCGGCGTCCGCGCGCGGCCCAGGAGCTCACGTGGTGACGGTCAAACGGTAGGTGCTCAATCCGAACGTTGGTCATACCTCTCGCTGTTCCCCCGTGATACCTCAATCGGGTACTTGAGCCTGGTCTCCTCGAGCTTGGCCAGCACAACGGCGCTCGGGTCTACCTTCAGTGTGTCGGCCAGCAGAAGGCAGTACGTCAGGACGTCTGCCAGCTCGCCCTCGACCTTGCCCTGGTCTGCGTGGTCCGACCACTGAAAGCACTCGAGCAACTCGCCGGCCTCGATAGCGATTGAGCGCGCCAAGCTTGCAGGCGAATGGAACTGGCCCCAGTCCCGCTCCGCCATGAAGTCGCGGACAGCCGTTATCGCAGATTCATCGAACACAGACTCAGCGTACGGCGGCAGCAACCGCATCTCGCAGCGACGTACGCCACCGGTGGCCCGCCGCCCCGCGCGTAGCTCGGACGCGGTGCCCACCCACGCGCGGGCTACCGTCGAGAGCGGCAGCGCATCACTCGGGACCGCTGCCGACGCGAGCGCGTTCGGTCGCGCGGATGAGTGGTGATCGTCGTGGAGCGGCACGAGGTCCTGGTCGTGGGAGCCGGCAACGCCGGAGTCTCCCTGGCGGCGAAGCTGCTGAAGGACGGAGCGCGTGACGTCGCGGTCGTCGACCGACGGCAGGTGCACCGCTACCGCCCGCTGCTGAACTACGTCGGCTCCGGCGAGGCGACCACGGCCGACCTCGAGCGCGCCCAGCACGAGGTGCTCCCGTCCGCCGCCACCTGGGTCCGCGACGATGTCGCCTCGGTCGACCCGGGGGCGCGGACGGTCACGCTCGGCGGCGGCCGCACCCTCGGCTACGGCACCCTCGTGCTCGCCACCGGTCTCCCCGAGGACTGGGACGCCGTGCCCGGCCTCCGGGCGGCGTACGACGCGGGGTGGGCGGGGTCGACCTTCGTCGACACCAGTGCGGTCCGGGTGTGGCCGGCGCTGCGGGACCTCGCACGCGGCACGGTCGTCTTCACGATCCCGCCGGAGCCCGCCCCGTGCGGCGCGACCGCGCTCAAGCCGCTCCTCATGGCCTGCGAGCACTGGCAGCGCGCCGGCGTGCTGGCCAACCTCGACGTCCGACTCGTCACGCCCTTCGACTCGGTGCTCGACGTCCCGCAGGCGGACGAGAGGCTCGAGCCGATCCTGGCGTCGTACGGCGTGCAGGTGCACCACGCGAGCCGGGTGGCGACCGTCGACGCCGCGAACCGGTCCCTGACCCTGTCCACGCCGGACGGCGAGGAGACCCTCGACGACGTCGCCTTCGCCCACGTCGTGCCGCCGTACCGTGCCCCGCGCTGGGTCGAGGACGCCGGTCTGGGGACCGGCCCCGCCGGACTGGTCGACGTCGACCCCGAGACGCTGCGCCACCACCGGCACCCCGATGTGTGGGCCCTCGGAGACGTCGCGAACCACGGCACCCGGTCGTCCGGGGGAGCGCTCCGCGACCAGGTGAAGGTGCTGGCGCACAACCTCGCCGCGGTGCACAACGCCGGAGGCCCCGCCGCGGACGCCGAGCTGCACCGCTACGACGGCTACACCGTCATGCCGATCACGACCAGCCGGCAGCGGCTCCTGCTCGTCGAGGTCGACCGCGAGGGCCGCAGCTCGCCGTCGGCGCCCTTCGTCGACCTGACCAGGCCGCGACGCTCGACCTGGCTCTTCGACCGCTACGGGCTGCTGCAGGTCTACTACCGCCGCATCCTGCGTGGCAGGGTCTGACCCATGAGCATCGAGACGCAGGTCGAGGACCTGCTCGCGCAGCTGACGCCGGAGGAGAAGGCCGGGCAGCTGACGCAGTACTTCTACTTCAAGCTCCCCGCGAGCGCCCCGCCGCCGCAGCAGGGCTTCGACGCCGACGAGCAGCCCCGCATGGTCGAGTCCCGGCTCGCGGACGGCGCCGTCGGGTCGTTCCTCTTCGTGACCGACCCGGCCGAGATCAACCGGCTGCAGCGGCTCACCGTCGAGGGCAACCGCCTCGGCATCCCGGCGCTCGTCGGCTTCGACGTCATCCACGGCCTGCGCACGATCCTGCCGGTCCCGATCGCCATGGCGGCCTCCTGGGACCCGGCCACGGTCGAGGCCGGTCAGACGGTCGCCGCGCGCGAGGCTCGTGCGGTCGGCATCCACTGGACCTTCGCGCCCATGGTCGACGTCGCGCGCGACCCGCGGTGGGGGCGCATCATCGAGGGCGCTGGCGAGGACCCCTACCTCGGCGCCGCGATGGCGGTTGCGCAGGTGCGCGGCTTCCAGGGCGAGACGCTGGGCGCCCCCGAGCACGTCATCGCCGGGCCCAAGCACTTCGCCGGGTACGGCGCCGCCCTCGGCGGCCGTGACTACGACGAGGTCGACCTGTCCGACCACGCGCTGTGGAACGTCTACCTCCCGCCCTTCGCCGCGGCGGTCGCCGCCGGGGCCGGCAACGTGATGACGGCCTACATGGACCTCAACGGCATCCCGGCCAGCGGCAACCGGTGGCTGTTCACCGAGGTGCTGCGCGACACCTGGGGCTTCGACGGTTTCGTGGTCAGCGACGCCAACGCCGTACGCAGCCTGCTGACGCACGGCTTCGCCGCCGACCTGACCGACGCCGGCGCCCGCGGCCTGAACGCCGGCGTCGACCTCGAGATGGCGATCGACGACCCGGCCTTCGCCCACCTGCCCGAGGCGCTCGCCGCCGGCGCGGTCGACGAGGCCACGCTCGACGCGGCCGTCCGCCGCCTCCTCACCGCCAAGCTCACCCTCGGCCTGCTCGACGACCCGTACGTCGACGAGGACCGGGCCCGCGAGGTGCTCGCCGACCCGGCTCACCGCGAGGTCGCCCGGGTCGCGGCCGAGCGGTCCGCGGTGCTGCTGCGCAACGAGGGCGGGCTGCTGCCGCTCGACGCGGACGCGCTGACCTCGGTCGCCGTCATCGGGCCGCTGGCCGACTCTCCCCGCGACACCCTCGGCCCCTGGGTGTTCGACTTCGACCTCGACGAGACCGTCACCGTGCTCGACGGCCTGCGCACCCGCCTGGGCGACGGCGTCCGCGTCGAGCACGCCGGCGGCGTCCCGGTGGTGCAGCGCGAGTTCGGCTCCATCTTCGACATGTTCGGCGGCAACACCCCGAGCGACCCCGACGGCTTCGACCCCGACGCCGAGCTGACCCGCGCCGTCGACCTGGCCCGCGCCAGCGACGTCGCGGTCGTCGTCGTGGGGGAGTGGCAGAACATGATCGGCGAGCAGGCCTCCCGCTCGTCGCTGGAGCTGCCCGGGCGCCAGCTCGAGCTGCTGCAGGCGGTCGTCGCCACCGGCACCCCGGTCGTCGCGGTGGTCATGAACGGTCGCCCGCTCGACCTGCGCTGGGCCGACGAGCACGTGCCGGCGATCCTCGACGTCTGGTACCCCGGCACCCAGGGCGGCACCGCCGTCGCGAACCTGCTCCTCGGCGACGTCAGCCCCGCCGGGAAGCTGCCCTTCACCTGGCCGCGCACCGTCGGGCAGGTGCCGATGATCCTCGGCCACACGATCAGCCACGAGCCGGAGAACCAGGACAAGCGCTACTGGGACGAGCACAGCACGCCGCTCTACCCCTTCGGGCACGGCCTGTCCTACTCCTCCTTCACGTACGCCGACCCCGTGGCGGACCCCGCCACGACGACCTCCGACGGCACCACCGCGATTTCTGTCACCGTGACGAATACCGGCGACCGCGAGGCCGACGAGGTGGTGCAGCTGTACCTCCACCAGCGCCACGGCACCGCGTCGCGACCCGTCCGCGAGCTCAAGGGCTTCGAGCGCGTCACGCTGGCAGCGGGGGAGTCACGCGACGTCTCGTTCGTGGTCGGCCCTGCCGAGCGCCGCTACTGGAACGCCGCGGTCCGCGACTGGGTCCTGGACGACTCGACCTTCGACGTGTTCGTCGGCGGCTCGTCGGCCGCGACCGGCACGACGTCCTTCGAGGTCACGGCTCGCTGAGCGGTCGCACGCTCCGGTGATCGAGGCCGGGCAGGGGTGCGTGCCCGCGTGACTCGAGGTGGAGCTGCTCCATCTGCTGGTCGAGGCGGTCGGTGGCCTCGGCGATCGCGACCAGGTCGTCGCGCAGCCGTTGAGGCACGTCGGTGCGGTACTTGTAGTAGATCTTGTGCTCCAGGCTGGCCCAGAAGTCCATGGCCACGGTGCGGATCTGCACCTCGACCCGCACCATCTCGGTGCGCTCGGACAGGAACACCGGCAGCTCGACGATCAGGTGCAGGCTCTTGTAGCCGCTGGACTTCGGCTCGGCGATGTAGTCCTTGACCGTGACGACGGTCAGGTCCGGCTGACGCTGGAGCATGCCGAGCACGTGGTAGGCGTCGGTGACGAAGCTGCACACGATCCGGATGCCGGCGATGTCCCACACCTTGCTGCGCACGTCGGCGAAGCTCGGCAGGCAGCCCAGCCGCTCGGCCTTCTCCGCCACGCTCTTCGGGTGCTTGAGCCGGTGGCTGACGTGCTCGATCGGGCAGCCGGAGGGGTCGGCGTGCGAGAGCTCGTCCCGCAGGATGTTGACCTTCGTCAGCATCTCCTCAAGGCCGAAGCGGTACATCAGCAGGAAGCCGTTGAGCTCGTCGCTGAGCTCGAAGAAGTCCGCCATCGTCAACGAGGGCGCCTCGGGCGACAG
This DNA window, taken from Nocardioides sp. HDW12B, encodes the following:
- a CDS encoding nucleotide pyrophosphohydrolase, with amino-acid sequence MPLHDDHHSSARPNALASAAVPSDALPLSTVARAWVGTASELRAGRRATGGVRRCEMRLLPPYAESVFDESAITAVRDFMAERDWGQFHSPASLARSIAIEAGELLECFQWSDHADQGKVEGELADVLTYCLLLADTLKVDPSAVVLAKLEETRLKYPIEVSRGNSERYDQRSD
- a CDS encoding FAD/NAD(P)-binding oxidoreductase, producing the protein MIVVERHEVLVVGAGNAGVSLAAKLLKDGARDVAVVDRRQVHRYRPLLNYVGSGEATTADLERAQHEVLPSAATWVRDDVASVDPGARTVTLGGGRTLGYGTLVLATGLPEDWDAVPGLRAAYDAGWAGSTFVDTSAVRVWPALRDLARGTVVFTIPPEPAPCGATALKPLLMACEHWQRAGVLANLDVRLVTPFDSVLDVPQADERLEPILASYGVQVHHASRVATVDAANRSLTLSTPDGEETLDDVAFAHVVPPYRAPRWVEDAGLGTGPAGLVDVDPETLRHHRHPDVWALGDVANHGTRSSGGALRDQVKVLAHNLAAVHNAGGPAADAELHRYDGYTVMPITTSRQRLLLVEVDREGRSSPSAPFVDLTRPRRSTWLFDRYGLLQVYYRRILRGRV
- a CDS encoding glycoside hydrolase family 3 N-terminal domain-containing protein; amino-acid sequence: MSIETQVEDLLAQLTPEEKAGQLTQYFYFKLPASAPPPQQGFDADEQPRMVESRLADGAVGSFLFVTDPAEINRLQRLTVEGNRLGIPALVGFDVIHGLRTILPVPIAMAASWDPATVEAGQTVAAREARAVGIHWTFAPMVDVARDPRWGRIIEGAGEDPYLGAAMAVAQVRGFQGETLGAPEHVIAGPKHFAGYGAALGGRDYDEVDLSDHALWNVYLPPFAAAVAAGAGNVMTAYMDLNGIPASGNRWLFTEVLRDTWGFDGFVVSDANAVRSLLTHGFAADLTDAGARGLNAGVDLEMAIDDPAFAHLPEALAAGAVDEATLDAAVRRLLTAKLTLGLLDDPYVDEDRAREVLADPAHREVARVAAERSAVLLRNEGGLLPLDADALTSVAVIGPLADSPRDTLGPWVFDFDLDETVTVLDGLRTRLGDGVRVEHAGGVPVVQREFGSIFDMFGGNTPSDPDGFDPDAELTRAVDLARASDVAVVVVGEWQNMIGEQASRSSLELPGRQLELLQAVVATGTPVVAVVMNGRPLDLRWADEHVPAILDVWYPGTQGGTAVANLLLGDVSPAGKLPFTWPRTVGQVPMILGHTISHEPENQDKRYWDEHSTPLYPFGHGLSYSSFTYADPVADPATTTSDGTTAISVTVTNTGDREADEVVQLYLHQRHGTASRPVRELKGFERVTLAAGESRDVSFVVGPAERRYWNAAVRDWVLDDSTFDVFVGGSSAATGTTSFEVTAR
- a CDS encoding GTP pyrophosphokinase family protein encodes the protein MTDLSPEAPSLTMADFFELSDELNGFLLMYRFGLEEMLTKVNILRDELSHADPSGCPIEHVSHRLKHPKSVAEKAERLGCLPSFADVRSKVWDIAGIRIVCSFVTDAYHVLGMLQRQPDLTVVTVKDYIAEPKSSGYKSLHLIVELPVFLSERTEMVRVEVQIRTVAMDFWASLEHKIYYKYRTDVPQRLRDDLVAIAEATDRLDQQMEQLHLESRGHAPLPGLDHRSVRPLSEP